The Spirosoma sp. SC4-14 DNA window TATTGTTAGTATTATTACATTTAGATATACGGTGGTGAGCGGATTAAATACTAACCCCAAAGAGCAATATTATAGCCAAACAGCGATCAAAGTAAGCCGTGGAGAGTGCCAAAATTCATATAGTATAGCTCAGGAATTTCGGCCATTATATGTTAGCGATTTAGATTTTAAAAATGACTTTTCGACCCTTTCAGTCAAAACAAAAGGTAAAAACAGAAAACTCGCGAGATATATTTTATTTAAAATTGAAAATCAATTAAGCGGAGCCGACAGAGATTACGAAGACGATCCGGCAACAATCGAACATATTCTGCCAGAGAATTCAGACCTGGACTGGCTGGTAGATTTTCCTCCAGCGATTCAGGAAAACTATATATATCGAATTGGGAATGACACCCTGTTAGAGGAAGATAAAAACCGGGATTGTGGTACAAAGTCGTTCACAGAAAAGAAAAGGGTATACCAAACCAGTCAATATACAATGTCAAGAACTATTACGGCTAATGAATGGACGCCTAATACAGTAGATATAAGACAAGGGCGGTTAGCCGATACGGCAACCGCTGTTTGGCGTTTAACCCAGCTCGACTAAACTAGCTATGTCCACCATCCATAAATCCCAGAATTTCAACGACATTCCTGCCTACGACAAGGAATACTGGTGGTCTAAAACACCTCAGGAACGACTGGCGGCCGCTCTGAAGTTAATTCGACGGGCTAAGGCAATTTATTATGCAAACCCAGCGAATGCATCGTTAGGCAATGGAGGACAAGTACTTAAATCTAACCGCCCAATTAAGCATCGAAAACTACCGATGTTAGAGCCCTAACCTCTAACCTTCCTTACTGCCCACACTCCGCGCTTCCTTTGCAGTCAAGCACTACAAAAAGCTCGGAGCGGATTCGCCAGCCAGCATCCGTTTTGCGCCACATGGCCAGATAAACACCCGTTAGGGTTTGAATACCGTCCGCTCGTTTGAAGCGTCCTGTCCAATGACCGTGTTCTGCAGCTAAAGGTGCCGATGAGCTGAGCTGAATGCGATCAGTGCTACGCACATAACCCAGAAAGTTCGGATCGTTAAATTGGGGAGCAACCGAGGCCAGCACCGAATCGCGGCCCGACACATGCGAACCACTCCCCCGCGTTACTTCTATTTCGGGAAGCATCGTTTGCCCAAACGCGGTCAGATTACGTTCCTGAATCGCCCGGTTCGATTGCGCCCGCAGCGTCCGAATAGCCGCTTCGTCGGTCGATTTGGGCGTTGGCTGAGCAAACAGCGCATAGGGTGCCAGCAGCACGTTCAAGAGCAAAGCAATTCGTAACAACATATCCGAATTAGTTTAGCCGATAAACCGGGTAACGGTTATGCGTTTTCTCGTAATAAGGCGTCTGTCGGTAAATGAAATTCAGTTGGGCATCGGCACTTTCGGCAAAGGCCTTATCGCTGGCCCGTTTTTCTTCCAGTTGTTTCCGCAACGCCGGGTTCGTTTTCACTAATTCGGCCGCTGTGTCTTCGAAAATATAATCGGCGAAATATTCTTTCTGATCGAGAATACTATCGAAGAAATTCCAGGCAAAAAATGAGTCGATTGCCTGCGGTTCCAGCGTTTCAACAATGTATCGGTTCGTTGGCTGATCGGTTCTGACCACGTAATCGCCTTTGTAGAACTGGATTTTCTGTGATTCGGTCCTCAGCTTTACGCCCGTATGAATATAATGCCCTTCATACGGACGTTGTGGGCTTTTATAATCCGTTATGTAATAAGCCGATACCGTCATTAGCGTATCGCGTGTAAGCATTTGTAGTTTCACGCCGTTGCGCTTCAGTTCGGCAATAACCTCTGGCCAGGCTTGTGGAATCACATAAGCGCGGGGTTTATCGATCTGCCCATCGACTACAAACGTGTTCCGATAGGCGATGCGCTTCGTAAAGGGTTTTGTCCGGTCGTAATAAAGCCGTTTCAGGCCCGACACATCGCTGGGTCTGTAAGCAGCTTCGTAGCCCAGAAACGTCACCGAATCGACCTGATTCCGGTCGAGTTTATAGTTAAGCGCAAAGGTCGTTTGATCAGCAACAGCCTTGTTGGCTCGTTTCTGGTTGGCCAGAATCGTTTGCGCATCGCGTTCACACAACCGCAAAACAGCCTCATCGAACGCATACGTAGCCTTTACACGCGCTGGATACGGTTTCCACATGTGCGTTTCCAGCGTAAAGCCAAAACAATTGAACAGCGTTGCATAACCCGTCGAATAGCGGGGTGAATCGTTGTAGCCAAACAGGCCGCTTTCGGGTGTATCGCCCATGTGGTTCACATAAGGCGCGGGCGGAAAACCGTTGCTCTGCAATACGTTATCCAACGCGGGCTGAAACGTTTGGGTCATATAGCCCGACACCATGGGATGCAGTTTATCTTTCTGGGTCGAAAAATAGGTCAGCACGTGCTGATAATCGGCGCCATCGCTGGTATGATTATCAATGAAAACCTGTGGTTTCAGCGATTGATACATCATTTGAAAAGCCCGCGTATTTTCGGCCTCGGCCTTAATAAAATCGCGATTCAGGTTCAAATTTCGTGCATTTCCACGAAACCCATACGACTCCGGTCCATTCTGATTTACCCGCGACACGCCCCGATTCAGGCTCCCCCCTACATTATAAACAGGCACTATAGCCAGCAGTACGTTTTTAGGTAATTTATTCGCTTTCAGCAGATCGCGGGCCATCATCATACAGGCATCGATGCCTTCAGGCTCGCCCGGATGGATGCCATTGTTGATCAATAATGTAAGCCGGTCCGGTCGTGATGTAAATTGTTTGTCGGCAGCCAGCAAAAACAGATGCAACGGTTTACCCACATCGGTCTTTCCGATCTCGATCAGCTTTGCCTGTTCATACTGTTTATCAAGTTGCTGATACCAGCTAATTATTTGCGTGTAAGTGGCCGTCTGGTTCGTATCGCGTTCGTATGGCGTGCGCTCAGGTGCTTTGTTCTGCGCCCTTCCAACCATTAAAAAAAGCAAATTCAGTAGTACGAGCTGAAACGAAAAGGGTTTAATCATTTTTGTTTAGATTTTCCAAAGAGGATATAGTTATTGGTCATCTGTCATTAGCAAACAGGATTTGATGCAGATTTTACTTCCCTAACCACACAATGACCGATGCCTAACGCTACGGTTTCATTTTTTTCTTCTTTTTGGGTAAGGGTGGCGTACTGGCGGGCGGATGCCGATGGTGCGTTGCCTGCTCATAGGCATAGCATAATTTGATTAATGTCGGCTCACTAAACGGTCGACCAAGGAATTGTAAACCGGCAGGCAGATCATTATAGGTGAAGCCCATCGGTACCGTAAAAGCCGGAAAACCCGTTGGTGGCGAAAGGGCATTATTATTGGTTCCCGATGGCGTATTGAGGTCGCCCAACAAGCGGGGTGGATAGCTAAATGACGGATAGACAAGCACATCGACCCCCGTCGAATCCATAGCCCGGAGCAGTAGCTGGCGGAGCCGTTCGCGCAGCGCCATATTTTTTGCCCATCCCTTATGCGCTTCGGGAGCCAGTGTATCGGCATCCGAATCCAGCAATGTTTTCTCGATACTGGGATGAAATTGCTTTGATTTAATAATTGACTTCAGGCTTTTATGCGGAGCATTCGGCCCCAGACTAGCCAGATACAGATTAAAATCCCGACGCAATTGCGGAATGGTATCGAACGATTTATTAATCGTGTCCAGTTCAGGAACGCGCACCGAATCAATTACTGTAGCACCTGCCGCCCGCAATTCGTCCAGTGCTTTATTGAACAGGGCATACACCTGCGGATCTGAATTTTTGGGCATTACCATCTGACGAAAAACCCCGATTCGGGCTCCTTTCAACCCGTCCTTGTCAAGAAATTTCAGGTATGTTGGTGGAATTTTTCCCTCACTCCGTTTAGTCACCGTATCGGCTTTGTCGTATCCGGCAATCACATCTAGCACGCGCACCGCATCTTCTACAGTTCGGCAAATTGGACCGCCCGTATCATTGGTTAAGGCCAGCGGCATAATACCATCGCGACTGACCAGACCTAGTGTGGGCCGAAAACCCACCAGACTCTGATGCGACGAAGGACCCCGAATTGAGCTGCCCGTGTCAGTTCCTAAGCCAATGGCACCAAAATTAGCCGCCACAGCAGCCGCCGTTCCTCCACTCGATCCGGCTGTTGTACGTTTCGTATCGTAAGGATTGCGCGAATAGCCCGGCAAAATGGAGCTAACCGAAACCTGCCCCGACGTAGCAAACTCGGCCAGATTCGATTTGGCAATAATAATCGCTCCGGCTTCACGAATCTGATGAACCACATGCGCATCGTCGGGTGGAATCGAGTTTTTCATCGCCAGCGTTCCGTTGGTAGTCGGCATGTCGTAGGTGTCGTAATTGTCTTTTACGATCACGGGAATACCATGGAGCGGACCGACAAATTTTCCGGTTGCCTTATAGATAGAATCTAAACGGCTGGCTTCGGACAAAGCTTTAGGATTTACCATGATAAGAGCATTCAGGTATGGCCCCTGCTTGTCGTATGCCTCAATCCGATCCAGATACATCTGTACCAATTGAACGGCCGTTAGTTTACCCGATTGCATGGCTTCGTGCAAACTGCCGATGGTAGCTTCCTGAAGTTTATATGACTTAAACGACTGTCCATCAGCCAGTTCAACAACCAGAAGAAAAATGATTAACAGAGATAGGTAAGGTTTCCGCATGTACAAGTTAGTTGTGTCTGTGAATGAAGTTTAGCAAACCAAAACAGAATAAGCTGTAACTTTATGGCAGTTTTGGCGAATTTTCCCTATAAATCTAGCCTTCAAAACAGAATAATTAGCAAGTAGCCACAAAAAGTACAAGTCCATATTCGTTTCAACACGTTTTTAACATCTCTTTTATGCATCGACTCATAACTCCGACTGCATTACTACTACTCATCTTCGGCTCATCAGCACAATTTACCCAGGCCCAGCAAACACCTGCCATCGACAAACGCTATACCGACGAAATCAAAAAACTGGCTGATCAGCCTGCGGTAAAAAAAGCATTCCAGACGTTTATTGACCTGGAGCCGCAAACGAAACAGGATTTAATCACCCTCACCGAAACGCCTTCTCCTCCCTTTAAAGAACAAGTCCGCGCCAAAAAATTTGCGGCTATGATGAAAGAGGCCGGAGCTGATTCGGTCTGGATCGATGAAGTCAGCAATGTATTGGCTAAACGAAAAGGTCGTTCGGGGAAGAAAACAATTATTGTTGAAGCTCACCTCGATACGGTGTTTCCCGAAGGTACCGATGTAAAGGTGAAGCAAAAAGGCGACACGCTGTATGCTCCTGGCGTTGGCGACGACACCCGCGGCCTGACCGCCGTTCTGGCTGTATTGAAAGGAATGGAAAAAGCTGGTATCGAAACTGATGCCGATGTGCTTTTTGTTGGTGCTGTTGGCGAAGAAGGTCTGGGCGATCTGCGCGGTGTCAAACATTTATTGCGAAAAGATGGCGGTATCAAACCCGACTCCTATATCGCCGTCGATGGCGATGGCATCAGCAGTATCACGCACCGTGGGCTGGGGTCGCATCGCTATCGGGTTACCTTCAAAGGGCCCGGTGGTCATTCCTACGGTTCGTTTGGGATTGTGAATCCACATAGTGCGTTAGGTAAGGCGATTTATTATTTCACCACCGACGCCGACAAGGTAACGCGGCAGGGGGTTAAAACAACCTATAGCGTGAGCGTTATCGGCGGTGGCACATCGGTCAATGCCATTCCCTACGAATCGTGGGCCGAAATCGATATGCGCTCCGAAAGTCCCGAAAAACTGAATGAAGTCGATCAGATTCTGCAAAACTCGGTACAGCGGGCCTTGAAAGACGAAAACAGCCTCAAACGGCAAGGGCCAGATTTGACGGTAGAAGTCAAAAAAATTGGCGATCGGCCATCGGGCCGAACCGACGCTACGGCCGCTATTGTGCAGCGGGCAATGGCCGTATCGAAATACCTGAACGCCGAACCACAACTCGAAGTAGCGTCGACCAATGCCAACGCACCGATTTCGCTGGGCATCCCAACCGTAACGATTGGCAGCGGTGGCATTGGAGGTGGCGAACACGCCCTGAACGAGTGGTGGCTCAACGACAAAGGCTACCTCGGCATGCAACGAATTCTGCTCCTGCTGCTAGCCGAAGCCGGGATTGATAAATCAGGAGGAACGGCTGCTAAATAATTCTACGGAAACGTCTATAATTCGTCGTTTAGCGAAAACAGGCTCACACATTCATCTCTCTTGGTGAAACGGAGATTTTGATTTGTGATGGGACCGCCCGACGGATGACAATTTGAGATAGAGCATACCTATACTTGTCGCAATTAATTGAAGTTTGGCTAGTGTTGCGTAAAACGGGTATTTAAGAGGGCACTTGAATATGGAGTGTCTTGTAGAAGTGGGACCAACGTTTCAGACTACTGGACATGGCCTCTTCAAGAAGATACTGATGAATAAATGGGCCATTAGCGGACAAAGATGTCCGAAATCGTACAGGTACTTTCCGTAACAGGGTGATTAAAGCGCAGCAGGCTGGTTTCGATACTATGGTACGATAATTGGGCCAATCAAACTAAATAGATCGGTTAAGCCGTATCCCTATGCTACGGAACTATCTTAAGATTGCCGGGCGAAACCTGATTCGGAACAAGACGTTTTCGGCTATTAATATGCTTGGGCTAGCCCTGGGCATGGCCAGTAGCCTGCTAATTGGACTATGGGTACAGGATGAGCTAAGCATTGGAACCCACTACCCCAAGGCAGCTCAGCTATACCGTGTGATGGAACACGAAATGGCCGATGGGCGCATTGTGACCGATGAAGACACGCCGGGCATTCTAGCTGATGAACTCAAAAAACAATTTCCCGAAGTCGTTTACGCAGCCGCGTCCTCGGGCTGGGAAGAGCATGTGCTGACCGTAGGTAACAAGGTGGAACGGCAAACGGGGCGTTCCGTCGGAGCCGACTGGCTCCGCATGTACGGCATTCCGCTGGCGATGGGCTCACCGGAAACCGCCCTCACCTCGCCTAGCGGGATAGCGATCTCCCGCAAACTGGCTGGCATCTATTTTGGGACTCCTCAGCAATCCCTGGGCAAATCAATTCGGTTGGATAATCACACCGACTATCAGGTGACGGCCGTGTTCGAGAACCTGCCGTCTAATGCGCCTGACCAGTACGATTTCCTGCTTAACTGGAGTGCCTATCTGAAACGCGAACCCTGGCTCAACGACTGGAGTAACGCCGGCCCCAGCACCCGGTTGCAACTCCGACCCGATGCTGACCCGGATAAGGTGAGTGCAAAACTGAAAACGTTTCTGAAAGGTCGCAACAAAGACATTGGCCCCAGCTTCAACATTGAGTTATTTCTGCAACCCGAAACCGAAGCTTACCTCTATTCCACCTTCAAAGACGGGCAACGCAACGGCGGGCGTATCGACTACGTGCGGCTGTTCATCCTTGTCGCTGGGTTTCTGTTGCTGATTGCCAGCATCAATTTTATGAATTTAGCCACTGCCCGCTCCGTAAAACGAGCACGTGAGGTGGGCGTCAGGAAAGTGGTCGGGGCCGAACGGTCAGCGCTGATTGGGCAATTCATGGGCGAGGCTTTGCTGCTGACTGCCCTCGCGCTGGGGTTGGCAGTAGCGTTGGTTGACTTGTTGCTGCCCGCCTTCAATCAACTAACCGGTAAGCAACTGAATTTACCCCTGGCTCAACCCTCGTTCTGGGCAGTGCTGCTGGGCCTGCTACTGGTAATGGGCAGTTTGGCGGGCAGTTACCCTGCCTTGTTTCTGTCGTCGCTGAATCCGGTGCAGGTGCTAAAAGGAAGCCTGCGATTTGGGGCAGGGGCGCAGTTGTTTCGGCGGGGGTTGGTGGTCTTTCAGTTTGTGTTGTCGATGCTGATGATTGTTGGCACGCTGGTTATCTACCGGCAACTTCAGTACATCCAGACGAAAAACCTGGGCTACGACCGCGAAAACCTGATTCAACTTTCCAGCAACAACAGCGCGTTAGGGGAAAAATACGAAACGTTTAAAGAGCGGTTGCTCAAGATGCCGGGCATCAAAGACGTTACGTTTTCGCAAACCAGTCCCTTAGGAAACGGCAATACAACGGAGGGAGTGAGTTGGATCGGCAAAGACCCGACACATACTATCTCGTTTCATAACTCGGCCATCGGCTACGACTTCGTTAAAACGATGGGCCTCCGCCTTCGGGGCGGTCGCGATTTCTCCGCAGCGTTTGGTACCGATTCAAGCAACTATCTCATTAACGAAGCAGCCGCCAGACGCATTGGGTATAAAGACCCAATTGGCAAGCCACTCACCTTCTGGAACAAGCCCGGCACGATCGTCGGGGTACTGGAAGATTATCATTTCAACTCCCTGCACGTAGCCATCCGACCGATGGTTCTTCGGTTACAAAAAACGAATCACTACGGTCAGGTTCTGGTCCGCACTCAACTGGGTCAAACCAAACAAGCGTTGGCGAGTATGGAACAATTGTGTCGGCAACTGGCCCCCAACACGCCGTTTACGTACTTGTTTGTGGATGCCGCCTACCAGCAGGTATACAAAAGCGAAACGATCGTTGGGACACTAGCTACCGTTTTCGCGGGTCTGGCTATCTTCATTGCCTGCTTAGGTCTGTTTGGACTGGCAGCGTTCACCGCCGAGCAACGCACCAAAGAAATTGGCATTCGTAAAGTACTGGGGGCCAGCGTACCGAGCATCGTTGGGCTG harbors:
- a CDS encoding amidase family protein translates to MRKPYLSLLIIFLLVVELADGQSFKSYKLQEATIGSLHEAMQSGKLTAVQLVQMYLDRIEAYDKQGPYLNALIMVNPKALSEASRLDSIYKATGKFVGPLHGIPVIVKDNYDTYDMPTTNGTLAMKNSIPPDDAHVVHQIREAGAIIIAKSNLAEFATSGQVSVSSILPGYSRNPYDTKRTTAGSSGGTAAAVAANFGAIGLGTDTGSSIRGPSSHQSLVGFRPTLGLVSRDGIMPLALTNDTGGPICRTVEDAVRVLDVIAGYDKADTVTKRSEGKIPPTYLKFLDKDGLKGARIGVFRQMVMPKNSDPQVYALFNKALDELRAAGATVIDSVRVPELDTINKSFDTIPQLRRDFNLYLASLGPNAPHKSLKSIIKSKQFHPSIEKTLLDSDADTLAPEAHKGWAKNMALRERLRQLLLRAMDSTGVDVLVYPSFSYPPRLLGDLNTPSGTNNNALSPPTGFPAFTVPMGFTYNDLPAGLQFLGRPFSEPTLIKLCYAYEQATHHRHPPASTPPLPKKKKKMKP
- a CDS encoding ABC transporter permease, translating into MLRNYLKIAGRNLIRNKTFSAINMLGLALGMASSLLIGLWVQDELSIGTHYPKAAQLYRVMEHEMADGRIVTDEDTPGILADELKKQFPEVVYAAASSGWEEHVLTVGNKVERQTGRSVGADWLRMYGIPLAMGSPETALTSPSGIAISRKLAGIYFGTPQQSLGKSIRLDNHTDYQVTAVFENLPSNAPDQYDFLLNWSAYLKREPWLNDWSNAGPSTRLQLRPDADPDKVSAKLKTFLKGRNKDIGPSFNIELFLQPETEAYLYSTFKDGQRNGGRIDYVRLFILVAGFLLLIASINFMNLATARSVKRAREVGVRKVVGAERSALIGQFMGEALLLTALALGLAVALVDLLLPAFNQLTGKQLNLPLAQPSFWAVLLGLLLVMGSLAGSYPALFLSSLNPVQVLKGSLRFGAGAQLFRRGLVVFQFVLSMLMIVGTLVIYRQLQYIQTKNLGYDRENLIQLSSNNSALGEKYETFKERLLKMPGIKDVTFSQTSPLGNGNTTEGVSWIGKDPTHTISFHNSAIGYDFVKTMGLRLRGGRDFSAAFGTDSSNYLINEAAARRIGYKDPIGKPLTFWNKPGTIVGVLEDYHFNSLHVAIRPMVLRLQKTNHYGQVLVRTQLGQTKQALASMEQLCRQLAPNTPFTYLFVDAAYQQVYKSETIVGTLATVFAGLAIFIACLGLFGLAAFTAEQRTKEIGIRKVLGASVPSIVGLLSKDFLRLVFIAIVISSPLGWYAMNRWLQNFAYKVNIDWWVFVVAGLLAVGIALLTISFQSIKTALMNPVKSLRSE
- a CDS encoding nuclear transport factor 2 family protein, with protein sequence MLLRIALLLNVLLAPYALFAQPTPKSTDEAAIRTLRAQSNRAIQERNLTAFGQTMLPEIEVTRGSGSHVSGRDSVLASVAPQFNDPNFLGYVRSTDRIQLSSSAPLAAEHGHWTGRFKRADGIQTLTGVYLAMWRKTDAGWRIRSELFVVLDCKGSAECGQ
- a CDS encoding M14 family metallopeptidase → MVGRAQNKAPERTPYERDTNQTATYTQIISWYQQLDKQYEQAKLIEIGKTDVGKPLHLFLLAADKQFTSRPDRLTLLINNGIHPGEPEGIDACMMMARDLLKANKLPKNVLLAIVPVYNVGGSLNRGVSRVNQNGPESYGFRGNARNLNLNRDFIKAEAENTRAFQMMYQSLKPQVFIDNHTSDGADYQHVLTYFSTQKDKLHPMVSGYMTQTFQPALDNVLQSNGFPPAPYVNHMGDTPESGLFGYNDSPRYSTGYATLFNCFGFTLETHMWKPYPARVKATYAFDEAVLRLCERDAQTILANQKRANKAVADQTTFALNYKLDRNQVDSVTFLGYEAAYRPSDVSGLKRLYYDRTKPFTKRIAYRNTFVVDGQIDKPRAYVIPQAWPEVIAELKRNGVKLQMLTRDTLMTVSAYYITDYKSPQRPYEGHYIHTGVKLRTESQKIQFYKGDYVVRTDQPTNRYIVETLEPQAIDSFFAWNFFDSILDQKEYFADYIFEDTAAELVKTNPALRKQLEEKRASDKAFAESADAQLNFIYRQTPYYEKTHNRYPVYRLN
- a CDS encoding M20/M25/M40 family metallo-hydrolase, with product MHRLITPTALLLLIFGSSAQFTQAQQTPAIDKRYTDEIKKLADQPAVKKAFQTFIDLEPQTKQDLITLTETPSPPFKEQVRAKKFAAMMKEAGADSVWIDEVSNVLAKRKGRSGKKTIIVEAHLDTVFPEGTDVKVKQKGDTLYAPGVGDDTRGLTAVLAVLKGMEKAGIETDADVLFVGAVGEEGLGDLRGVKHLLRKDGGIKPDSYIAVDGDGISSITHRGLGSHRYRVTFKGPGGHSYGSFGIVNPHSALGKAIYYFTTDADKVTRQGVKTTYSVSVIGGGTSVNAIPYESWAEIDMRSESPEKLNEVDQILQNSVQRALKDENSLKRQGPDLTVEVKKIGDRPSGRTDATAAIVQRAMAVSKYLNAEPQLEVASTNANAPISLGIPTVTIGSGGIGGGEHALNEWWLNDKGYLGMQRILLLLLAEAGIDKSGGTAAK